The following are encoded together in the Equus quagga isolate Etosha38 chromosome 1, UCLA_HA_Equagga_1.0, whole genome shotgun sequence genome:
- the NDOR1 gene encoding NADPH-dependent diflavin oxidoreductase 1 isoform X4 encodes MKNFWRFIFRKNLPSTSLCQMDFAVLGLGDSSYAKFNFVAKKLHRRLLQLGGSALLPMCLGDDQHELGPDAAIDPWLHDLWKKVLDLHPVPLDLGIIPTGIPLPSKFTLQFLEEAPVTHSEEQHVARTDPQDSPSELHPFLAPMVSNQRVTGPLHFQDVRLIEFDITGSGLSFTAGDVVLIQPKNIAPHVQQFCQLLGLDPDQCFTLQPREPGVPCPVQLPQPCSVRRLVSQYLDITSVPRRSFFELLACLSPHKLEREKLLEFSSAQGQEELCEYCSRPRRTVLEVLCDFPHTAGAIPPDYLLDLVPLIRPRAFSIASSLLAHPSRLQILVAVVQYQTRLKEPRRGLCSSWLASLDPEQGPVRVPLWVRPGSLTFPETPDTPVIMVGPGTGVAPFRATVQERVAQGQTRNFLFFGCRQRDQDFYWEPEWKELEKRGCLTLVTAFSREQEQKVYVQHRLRELGPLVWELLDHQGAYFYLAGRRAGSPALTPLPTLPGCSGHCVSRLKRGPEKPSCWGAHCLLPPYVIPGGGWPVLLHSRTPVHPGSHTQPGPPLPYYHPTPPHSTQL; translated from the exons AACTTCTGGAGGTTCATATTCCGGAAGAACCTACCGTCGACCTCCCTCTGTCAGATGGACTTTGCTGTCCTGGGCCTCGGGGATTCCTCTTACGCCAA GTTCAATTTTGTGGCCAAGAAGCTACACCGACGGCTGCTGCAGCTCGGGGGCAGTGCCCTGCTGCCCATGTGCCTGGGCGATGACCAGCATGAGCTGGG GCCCGATGCCGCCATTGACCCCTGGCTGCACGACCTGTGGAAGAAGGTGCTGGACCTGCACCCAGTGCCCCTCGACCTGGGCATCATCCCCACTGGCATTCC TTTGCCCTCCAAGTTCACCTTGCAGTTTCTGGAGGAGGCCCCCGTCACACACTCTGAGGAGCAGCATGTGGCCAGGACGGACCCCCAGGATTCCCCTTCAGAGCTGCACCCTTTCCTCGCACCCATGGTCTCCAACCAGAGGGTCACCGGCCCCTTGCACTTCCAGGATGTTCGCCTGATCGAGTTCGACATCACAGGCTCTGGGCTCAG CTTTACAGCTGGCGATGTGGTGCTGATCCAGCCCAAGAACATAGCCCCCCACGTCCAGCAGTTCTGCCAGCTGCTGGGCCTGGACCCCGACCAGTGCTTCACACTGCAGCCGCGGGAGCCAG GTGTCCCCTGCCCCGTgcagctgccccagccctgctctgtgcGGCGCCTCGTGTCCCAGTACCTGGACATCACCAGCGTGCCGCGCCGCTCCTTCTTTGAGCTGCTGGCCTGTCTCTCCCCCCACAAGCTGGAGCGAGAGAAGCTGCTGGAGTTCAGCTCTGCCCAAGGCCAGGAGGAGCTGTGCGAGTACTGCAGCCGGCCCCGCAGGACAGTCCTGGAG GTTTTGTGCGACTTCCCACACACGGCTGGAGCCATCCCCCCAGACTACCTGTTGGACCTCGTCCCCCTGATCCGGCCACGGGCCTTCTCCATTGCCTCCTCCCTGCTG GCTCACCCCTCGAGGCTGCAGATCCTCGTGGCTGTGGTGCAGTACCAGACACGCCTCAAGGAGCCCCGCCGGGGCCTCTGCTCCTCCTGGCTGGCGTCCCTGGACCCTGAACAAG GACCTGTCCGGGTGCCCCTGTGGGTGCGGCCTGGGAGCCTGACCTTCCCAGAGACACCAGACACACCTGTGATCATGGTGGGGCCTGGCACTGGTGTGGCCCCCTTCCGAGCGACTGTCCAGGAGCGTGTGGCCCAGGGTCAGACCA GAAACTTCTTGTTCTTCGGCTGCCGCCAGCGGGACCAGGACTTCTACTGGGAGCCCGAGTGGAAGGAGCTGGAGAAGAGGGGCTGCCTGACCCTGGTCACAGCCTTCTCCCGGGAGCAG GAGCAGAAGGTATACGTGCAGCACCGGCTCCGGGAACTCGGGCCGCTGGTGTGGGAGCTGCTGGACCACCAGGGCGCCTACTTCTACCTCGCAGG GAGGAGGGCGGGCTCTCCAGCCCTGACGCCGCTGCCTACCTTGCCAGGCTGCAGCGGACACTGCGTTTCCAGACTGAAACGTGGGCCTGAGAAGCCATCCTGCTGGGGCGCTCATTGTCTCCTCCCGCCCTATGTGATCCCAGGCGGGGGATGGCCAGTCCTCCTGCACAGCCGCACTCCAGTCCACCCAGGGTCCCACACTCAGCCTGGACCCCCGCTGCCCTActaccaccccaccccaccccactctaCCCAGCTTTGA
- the NDOR1 gene encoding NADPH-dependent diflavin oxidoreductase 1 isoform X5, which produces MCLGDDQHELGPDAAIDPWLHDLWKKVLDLHPVPLDLGIIPTGIPLPSKFTLQFLEEAPVTHSEEQHVARTDPQDSPSELHPFLAPMVSNQRVTGPLHFQDVRLIEFDITGSGLSFTAGDVVLIQPKNIAPHVQQFCQLLGLDPDQCFTLQPREPGVPCPVQLPQPCSVRRLVSQYLDITSVPRRSFFELLACLSPHKLEREKLLEFSSAQGQEELCEYCSRPRRTVLEVLCDFPHTAGAIPPDYLLDLVPLIRPRAFSIASSLLAHPSRLQILVAVVQYQTRLKEPRRGLCSSWLASLDPEQGPVRVPLWVRPGSLTFPETPDTPVIMVGPGTGVAPFRATVQERVAQGQTRNFLFFGCRQRDQDFYWEPEWKELEKRGCLTLVTAFSREQEQKVYVQHRLRELGPLVWELLDHQGAYFYLAGRRAGSPALTPLPTLPGCSGHCVSRLKRGPEKPSCWGAHCLLPPYVIPGGGWPVLLHSRTPVHPGSHTQPGPPLPYYHPTPPHSTQL; this is translated from the exons ATGTGCCTGGGCGATGACCAGCATGAGCTGGG GCCCGATGCCGCCATTGACCCCTGGCTGCACGACCTGTGGAAGAAGGTGCTGGACCTGCACCCAGTGCCCCTCGACCTGGGCATCATCCCCACTGGCATTCC TTTGCCCTCCAAGTTCACCTTGCAGTTTCTGGAGGAGGCCCCCGTCACACACTCTGAGGAGCAGCATGTGGCCAGGACGGACCCCCAGGATTCCCCTTCAGAGCTGCACCCTTTCCTCGCACCCATGGTCTCCAACCAGAGGGTCACCGGCCCCTTGCACTTCCAGGATGTTCGCCTGATCGAGTTCGACATCACAGGCTCTGGGCTCAG CTTTACAGCTGGCGATGTGGTGCTGATCCAGCCCAAGAACATAGCCCCCCACGTCCAGCAGTTCTGCCAGCTGCTGGGCCTGGACCCCGACCAGTGCTTCACACTGCAGCCGCGGGAGCCAG GTGTCCCCTGCCCCGTgcagctgccccagccctgctctgtgcGGCGCCTCGTGTCCCAGTACCTGGACATCACCAGCGTGCCGCGCCGCTCCTTCTTTGAGCTGCTGGCCTGTCTCTCCCCCCACAAGCTGGAGCGAGAGAAGCTGCTGGAGTTCAGCTCTGCCCAAGGCCAGGAGGAGCTGTGCGAGTACTGCAGCCGGCCCCGCAGGACAGTCCTGGAG GTTTTGTGCGACTTCCCACACACGGCTGGAGCCATCCCCCCAGACTACCTGTTGGACCTCGTCCCCCTGATCCGGCCACGGGCCTTCTCCATTGCCTCCTCCCTGCTG GCTCACCCCTCGAGGCTGCAGATCCTCGTGGCTGTGGTGCAGTACCAGACACGCCTCAAGGAGCCCCGCCGGGGCCTCTGCTCCTCCTGGCTGGCGTCCCTGGACCCTGAACAAG GACCTGTCCGGGTGCCCCTGTGGGTGCGGCCTGGGAGCCTGACCTTCCCAGAGACACCAGACACACCTGTGATCATGGTGGGGCCTGGCACTGGTGTGGCCCCCTTCCGAGCGACTGTCCAGGAGCGTGTGGCCCAGGGTCAGACCA GAAACTTCTTGTTCTTCGGCTGCCGCCAGCGGGACCAGGACTTCTACTGGGAGCCCGAGTGGAAGGAGCTGGAGAAGAGGGGCTGCCTGACCCTGGTCACAGCCTTCTCCCGGGAGCAG GAGCAGAAGGTATACGTGCAGCACCGGCTCCGGGAACTCGGGCCGCTGGTGTGGGAGCTGCTGGACCACCAGGGCGCCTACTTCTACCTCGCAGG GAGGAGGGCGGGCTCTCCAGCCCTGACGCCGCTGCCTACCTTGCCAGGCTGCAGCGGACACTGCGTTTCCAGACTGAAACGTGGGCCTGAGAAGCCATCCTGCTGGGGCGCTCATTGTCTCCTCCCGCCCTATGTGATCCCAGGCGGGGGATGGCCAGTCCTCCTGCACAGCCGCACTCCAGTCCACCCAGGGTCCCACACTCAGCCTGGACCCCCGCTGCCCTActaccaccccaccccaccccactctaCCCAGCTTTGA
- the LOC124246591 gene encoding LOW QUALITY PROTEIN: ring finger protein-like (The sequence of the model RefSeq protein was modified relative to this genomic sequence to represent the inferred CDS: deleted 1 base in 1 codon) gives MAQAGPGVAWSWHSAGAQAKFTFGGARSPEEAAAAARSVPDPAPAPEDHADLPSLSHPVATLGSQPTHPDSCFRAPTPELCPWVPTYGPADPSSGLASPPSASLGSEGLDPLRQVPADEGLDSGALGSSQGARTPDSEPLLGATAPACPWAGSLGEDKEKEQGEEECPICTEPYGPSERRLALLNCGHGLCVGCLHRLLGTAPSADLGRVRCPLCRQKTPMLEWEICRLQEELLQADGPQRPPPPHPPSAPRQGPGPWASLEHRYQLRFLAGRVGGRGCLPFLPCPPCLGARLWALRGRGPCARRLALLGLLALELLGLLLIFMPLMLLGLLFMLLDRSGR, from the exons ATGGCACAAGCTGGCCCAGGGGTCGCCTGGAGCTGGCACAGCGCTGGGGCCCAAGCGAAGTTTACTTTCGGTGGGGCACGGAGCCCGGAGGAAGCGGCAGCTGCTGCGAGGTCAGTGCCagaccctgccccagcccctgaggACCACGCTGACCTTCCCAGCCTCAGCCACCCCGTCGCCACCCTGGGGTCCCAGCCCACCCATCCTGACTCCTGCTTCCGGGCTCCCACCCCTGAACTGTGCCCTTGGGTCCCCACTTACGGCCCTGCTGACCCCAGCTCTGGGCTTGCCAGTCCACCTTCGGCCTCCCTCGGCTCTGAGGGCCTGGACCCACTGCGCCAAGTGCCAGCAGATGAAGGGTTGGACAGTGGGGCTCTGGGGAGCTCCCAGGGTGCCAGGACTCCGGACAGTGAGCCCCTGCTGGGGGCCACAGCCCCAGCCTGCCCCTGGGCCGGGTCCTTGGGGGAGGACAAGGAGAAGGAGCAAGGGGAAGAGGAGTGCCCCATCTGCACGGAGCCCTATGGGCCCAGTGAGCGCCGCCTGGCCCTGTTGAACTGTGGCCACGGCCTGTGCGTGGGCTGCCTGCACCGGCTGCTGGGCACGGCCCCCAGCGCCGACCTGGGCCGCGTGCGCTGCCCGCTGTGTCGCCAGAAGACGCCCATGCTTGAGTGGGAGATCTGCCggctgcaggaggagctgctgcaggCCGACGGGCcccagcgccccccccccccccatccccccagtGCC CCCCgccagggccctgggccctgggcctcccTAGAGCACCGCTACCAGCTGCGCTTCCTGGCAGGGCGTGTGGGCGGCCGGGGCTGCCtgcccttcctgccctgcccGCCTTGCCTAGGCGCCCGGCTATGGGCCCTGCGGGGACGAGGGCCCTGTGCCCGCCGCCTGGCACTGCTGGGCCTGCTGGCCCTCgagctgctggggctgctgctcaTCTTCATGCCGCTCATGCTGCTGGGGCTGCTTTTCATGCTGCTGGACCGCTCCGGCCGCTGA
- the RNF208 gene encoding RING finger protein 208, producing MPSDLGPEVGSGWPGLLMSCLKGPHVILKMEAMKIVHPEKFPELQAAAPCFPPVPRPTPALAPKRAWPSDTEIIVNQACGGDMPALEGTPRTPPLPRRPRKGSAELGFPRVAPADEVIVNQYVIRPGPGTSGASAMAAPAAGEPLECPTCGHTYNVTQRRPRVLSCLHSVCEQCLQILYESCPKYKFISCPTCRRETVLFTDYGLAALAVNTSILSRLPPEALTAPAGGQWGGEPEGSCYQTFRQYCGAACTCHVRNPLSACSIM from the coding sequence ATGCCGTCTGACCTTGGGCCCGAGGTGGGCAGTGGCTGGCCGGGCCTCCTCATGTCCTGCCTGAAGGGCCCTCATGTCATCCTCAAGATGGAGGCCATGAAGATTGTCCATCCTGAGAAGTTCCCCGAGCTGCAGGCGGCCGCCCCCTGCTTCCCACCTGTACCCCGGCCCACCCCTGCTCTGGCACCCAAGCGCGCCTGGCCCTCAGACACGGAGATCATCGTCAACCAGGCATGTGGGGGAGACATGCCTGCCCTGGAAGGGACGCCCCGCACCCCACCTCTGCCACGTCGGCCCCGCAAGGGCAGTGCAGAGCTGGGCTTCCCCCGAGTGGCACCGGCGGATGAGGTCATCGTGAATCAGTACGTTATCAGGCCTGGCCCTGGCACCTCGGGGGCCTCCGCCATGGCAGCACCGGCTGCAGGTGAGCCCCTGGAGTGCCCCACCTGCGGGCACACGTACAACGTCACGCAGCGGCGGCCCCGTGTGCTGTCCTGCCTGCACTCTGTGTGTGAGCAGTGCCTGCAGATCCTCTATGAGTCCTGCCCCAAATACAAGTTCatctcctgccccacctgccGCCGCGAGACTGTGCTCTTCACTGACTACGGTCTGGCCGCACTGGCTGTCAACACGTCCATCCTGAGCCGCCTGCCCCCCGAGGCGCTGACTGCCCCGGCCGGTGGCCAGTGGGGGGGCGAGCCCGAGGGCAGCTGCTACCAGACCTTCCGGCAGTACTGTGGGGCCGCCTGCACCTGCCACGTGCGGAACCCGCTGTCTGCCTGCTCCATCATGTAG
- the CYSRT1 gene encoding cysteine-rich tail protein 1 isoform X1 produces the protein MGTRGRTCPQPTNQRESAVSEMSWKCHLCMKPMSPTVRREKAAAGGSAHRHWDLAQRTRGQTAAITTSGRAMDPHEMVVKNPYSHISIPRAHLRPDLEQQLEVAPSSESQPLPVGSCTPEPTRLLQPTEEALGPKGAKGAKGAAPVQGQQAWQQPGNPYGSEQRPAGLTYAGLPPVGRGDDIAHHCCCCPCCSCCHCPRFCRCHSCCVVS, from the exons ATGGGAACGCGGGGGCGGACTTGCCCCCAGCCCACCAACCAGAGAGAAAGTGCAGTTTCAGAAATGAGCTGGAAATGTCACTTGTGCATGAAGCCCATGTCGCCAACTGTAAG gaGGGAAAAGGCGGCTGCTGGTGGCTCAGCTCACAGGCACTGGGACCTGGCCCAGAGGACAAGAGGACAGACTGCTGCCATCACCACTTCAG GCCGGGCCATGGATCCCCACGAGATGGTCGTCAAGAACCCGTATTCCCACATCAGCATCCCCCGGGCTCACCTGCGGCCTGACCTGGAGCAGCAGCTGGAGGTGGCTCCCTCCTCGGAGTCGCAGCCTCTGCCTGTGGGGTCCTGCACCCCGGAGCCCACCCGACTCCTACAGCCCACCGAGGAGGCCCTAGGGCCCAAGGGTGCCAAGGGGGCCAAAGGGGCCGCGCCTGTCCAGGGCCAGCAAGCCTGGCAGCAGCCCGGCAACCCCTATGGCAGTGAGCAGCGCCCTGCAGGACTGACCTATGCTGGCCTGCCACCTGTTGGGCGTGGTGACGACATCGcccaccactgctgctgctgcccttgtTGCTCCTGCTGCCACTGCCCTCGCTTCTGCCGCTGCCACAGCTGCTGTGTTGTCTCCTAG
- the CYSRT1 gene encoding cysteine-rich tail protein 1 isoform X2, with the protein MAPPLPRREKAAAGGSAHRHWDLAQRTRGQTAAITTSGRAMDPHEMVVKNPYSHISIPRAHLRPDLEQQLEVAPSSESQPLPVGSCTPEPTRLLQPTEEALGPKGAKGAKGAAPVQGQQAWQQPGNPYGSEQRPAGLTYAGLPPVGRGDDIAHHCCCCPCCSCCHCPRFCRCHSCCVVS; encoded by the exons atggccccgcccctccccaggaGGGAAAAGGCGGCTGCTGGTGGCTCAGCTCACAGGCACTGGGACCTGGCCCAGAGGACAAGAGGACAGACTGCTGCCATCACCACTTCAG GCCGGGCCATGGATCCCCACGAGATGGTCGTCAAGAACCCGTATTCCCACATCAGCATCCCCCGGGCTCACCTGCGGCCTGACCTGGAGCAGCAGCTGGAGGTGGCTCCCTCCTCGGAGTCGCAGCCTCTGCCTGTGGGGTCCTGCACCCCGGAGCCCACCCGACTCCTACAGCCCACCGAGGAGGCCCTAGGGCCCAAGGGTGCCAAGGGGGCCAAAGGGGCCGCGCCTGTCCAGGGCCAGCAAGCCTGGCAGCAGCCCGGCAACCCCTATGGCAGTGAGCAGCGCCCTGCAGGACTGACCTATGCTGGCCTGCCACCTGTTGGGCGTGGTGACGACATCGcccaccactgctgctgctgcccttgtTGCTCCTGCTGCCACTGCCCTCGCTTCTGCCGCTGCCACAGCTGCTGTGTTGTCTCCTAG
- the RNF224 gene encoding RING finger protein 224, producing the protein MGTQAVPRAWRLLAPLATTHPPGSAETWTLVLWSGLPVPGLPMRGCHRGSGVAAAPLLTSPRMLQPEGPQASEEGTAAGTRRGDCIICYSAYDLTGHLPRRLYCGHTFCQACVRRLDTRTNEQRWIPCPQCRQSTPTPRGGVAMLDLDLATFLAVKAEREPSHMEPQPPAPLKGSTAITQQPARLCPTLGPQPDFPQPRCCCWGCSNLCWEPPGSPEV; encoded by the coding sequence ATGGGAACCCAGGCTGTGCCCAGAGCCTGGCGTCTGCTGGCCCCACTGGCCACCACTCACCCTCCCGGGTCTGCAGAGACCTGGACTCTTGTCCTCTGGAGTGGGCTCCCGGTGCCGGGCCTGCCCATGAGGGGCTGTCACAGAGGCAGCGGGGTGGCTGCAGCTCCCCTGCTCACCTCCCCCAGGATGCTGCAGCCAGAAGGTCCCCAGGCCTCCGAGGAGGGGACAGCTGCTGGGACCCGGCGGGGCGACTGCATCATCTGCTACTCGGCCTACGACCTCACCGGGCACCTGCCACGCCGCCTCTACTGTGGCCACACGTTTTGCCAGGCGTGCGTGCGGCGTCTGGACACACGGACCAATGAGCAGCGCTGGATCCCCTGCCCGCAGTGCCGCCAGAGCACGCCCACGCCCCGTGGAGGGGTGGCCATGCTGGACCTCGACCTGGCCACCTTCTTGGCAGTCAAGGCCGAGCGGGAGCCATCTCACATGGAGCCCCAGCCCCCTGCGCCCCTCAAAGGCAGCACTGCCATCACTCAGCAGCCGGCCAGGCTCTGCCCCACCTTGGGCCCCCAGCCCGACTTCCCACAacccagatgctgctgctggggctgcagCAACCTCTGCTGGGAGCCTCCAGGCAGCCCTGAGGTCTGA
- the SLC34A3 gene encoding LOW QUALITY PROTEIN: sodium-dependent phosphate transport protein 2C (The sequence of the model RefSeq protein was modified relative to this genomic sequence to represent the inferred CDS: deleted 1 base in 1 codon) — translation MPNSLTSGQVPPTTLDLVGLVNRSLGNAGTRSPTAKVSACLCPPIRPCPIALGTSGSALVLEERDTDPWALPELKDTGQSWKELSLAGRVLRVVIGFLKACGLLGSLYLFICSLDILSSAFQLLGSKVAGDIFKDNMVLSNPVAGLVIGVLVTVLVQSSSTSSSIVVSMVASKLLTVQASVPIIMGVNVGTSITSTLVSMAQSGDRDEFRRAFGGSAVHSIFNWLTVLILLPLESAMAPLERLSALALGTTSLQPGGRAPDILKVLTQPLTHLVVQLDANVITGSATGNATNSSLVKRWCGTRGEMTTGNGSNCGVAASDSCPERNSSAALEHLPCEARRLPLPLPTPQAGHHSPAPTLPPGHHLFAGTALTDLAVGFILLAASLLGLCSCLVLLVKLLNSVLRGRVAQAVRTVINADFPFPFGWLSGYLAILVGASLTFMLQSSSVFTAAIVPLMGVRVISLERAYPLFLGSNIGTTTTALLAALASPADMLLSAVQVALIHFFFNLGGILLWYVVPVLRLPIPLAKRFGDLTAQYRWVAIAYLLLSFLLLPLATFGLSLAGGTVLAAVGGPLAGLVLFVVLINVLQQHRPAWLPHHLRSWAWLPLWLRSLEPWDRLVSRCCPCRARSPPRATAKEAHCHENPEVLASQQL, via the exons ATGCCGAATTCCCTCACCAGTGGCCAGGTC CCCCCCACTACTCTGGACCTGGTTGGCCTGGTTAACCGGAGTCTGGGAAATGCAGGTACCAGGAGCCCCACGGCCAAGGTCTCCGCCTGCCTCTGCCCACCCATCAGGCCCTGTCCCATTGCTCTGG GGACCTCTGGTTCTGCCCTGGTCTTGGAAGAGAGGGACACGGACCCCTGGGCCCTTCCTGAGCTGAAGGACACTGGCCAATCCTGGAAAG AGCTCAGCTTGGCCGGCAGGGTGCTCCGGGTGGTCATTGGCTTCCTCAAGGCCTGTGGGCTCCTGGGCAGCCTCTACCTCTTCATCTGCTCCCTGGACATCCTCAGCTCTGCCTTCCAGCTGCTGGGCA GCAAAGTGGCCGGAGACATCTTCAAGGACAACATGGTGTTGTCCAACCCTGTGGCTGGACTGGTCATTGGTGTGCTGGTCACAGTTCTCGTGCAGAGCTCCAGCACGTCCTCCTCCATTGTGGTCAGCATGGTGGCCTCTAAGT TGCTGACCGTCCAGGCTTCGGTGCCCATCATCATGGGCGTCAATGTGGGCACGTCCATCACCAGCACCCTGGTCTCAATGGCACAGTCAGGGGACCGGGATGAGTTTCGGAG GGCCTTCGGAGGCTCAGCCGTGCACAGCATCTTCAACTGGCTCACAGTGCTGATCTTGCTGCCACTGGAGAGTGCCATGGCCCCACTGGAGAGGCTCAGCGCTCTAGCCCTGGGCACCACCAGCCTGCAGCCTGGGGGGCGTGCACCTGACATCCTCAAGGTGCTGACGCAGCCACTCACACACCTTGTTGTGCAG CTGGATGCCAATGTGATTACGGGAAGTGCCACAGGCAATGCCACCAACAGCAGCCTCGTCAAGCGATGGTGTGGCACCAGGGGGGAGATG ACCACGGGGAATGGCAGCAACTGTGGAGTGGCCGCCTCCGACTCCTGCCCTGAGAGGAACAGCTCAGCCGCCCTGGAGCACCTGCCCTGTGAGGCCCGGCGCCTGCCCctacccctgcccaccccacaaGCTGGCCACCACtcacctgcccccaccctgccacCAGGCCACCACCTGTTCGCAGGAACGGCGCTCACGGACCTGGCCGTGGGCTTCATCCTGCTGGCAGCTTCCCTGCTCGGGCTCTGCTCCTGCCTCGTCCTCCTCGTCAAGCTGCTCAACTCCGTGCTGCGCGGCCGTGTTGCCCAGGCCGTGAGGACTGTCATCAACGCTG ACTTCCCCTTCCCATTCGGCTGGCTCAGCGGCTACCTGGCCATCCTCGTGGGTGCCAGCCTGACCTTCATGCTCCAGAGCAGCAGCGTCTTTACGGCCGCCATTGTGCCGCTCATGG GGGTGAGGGTGATCAGCCTGGAGCGTGCGTACCCCCTCTTCCTGGGCTCTAACATTGGCACCACCACCACGGCTCTGCTGGCGGCCCTAGCCAGCCCCGCAGACATGCTGCTCAGCGCCGTCCAG GTCGCCCTCATCCACTTCTTCTTCAACCTGGGCGGCATCCTGCTGTGGTACGTGGTGCCTGTCCTGCGGCTGCCCATTCCACTGGCCAAGCGCTTCGGGGACCTGACCGCCCAATACCGCTGGGTGGCCATTGCCTACCTGCTGCTCagcttcctgctgctgccactggcCACCTTTGGGCTCTCCCTGGCAGGCGGCACAGTGCTGGCTGCCGTTGGGGGGCCCCTGGCCGGGCTGGTGCTCTTCGTTGTCCTGATCAACGTCCTGCAGCAGCACCGGCCAGCCTGGCTACCCCACCATCTGCGGTCCTGGGCCTGGCTGCCCCTCTGGCTCCGGTCTCTGGAGCCCTGGGACCGCCTGGTGAGCCGCTGCTGCCCCTGCAGGGCCCGCAGCCCACCTCGGGCCACCGCCAAGGAGGCCCACTGCCACGAGAACCCTGAGGTGCTGGCCTCCCAGCAGTTGTGA
- the TUBB4B gene encoding tubulin beta-4B chain has translation MREIVHLQAGQCGNQIGAKFWEVISDEHGIDPTGTYHGDSDLQLERINVYYNEATGGKYVPRAVLVDLEPGTMDSVRSGPFGQIFRPDNFVFGQSGAGNNWAKGHYTEGAELVDSVLDVVRKEAESCDCLQGFQLTHSLGGGTGSGMGTLLISKIREEYPDRIMNTFSVVPSPKVSDTVVEPYNATLSVHQLVENTDETYCIDNEALYDICFRTLKLTTPTYGDLNHLVSATMSGVTTCLRFPGQLNADLRKLAVNMVPFPRLHFFMPGFAPLTSRGSQQYRALTVPELTQQMFDAKNMMAACDPRHGRYLTVAAVFRGRMSMKEVDEQMLNVQNKNSSYFVEWIPNNVKTAVCDIPPRGLKMSATFIGNSTAIQELFKRISEQFTAMFRRKAFLHWYTGEGMDEMEFTEAESNMNDLVSEYQQYQDATAEEEGEFEEEAEEEVA, from the exons ATGAGAGAGATCGTGCACCTGCAGGCCGGCCAGTGCGGCAACCAGATCGGCGCCAAG TTCTGGGAGGTGATCAGTGACGAGCATGGCATCGACCCTACTGGCACTTACCACGGGGACAGCGATCTGCAGCTGGAGCGGATCAACGTGTACTACAACGAGGCCACCG GTGGCAAGTACGTGCCCCGCGCCGTGCTCGTGGACCTGGAGCCGGGCACCATGGACTCCGTGCGGTCCGGGCCCTTCGGGCAGATCTTCAGGCCGGACAACTTCGTCTTCG GTCAGAGTGGTGCGGGGAACAACTGGGCCAAGGGGCACTACACAGAAGGTGCAGAGCTGGTCGACTCGGTGCTGGACGTCGTGAGGAAGGAGGCTGAGAGCTGTGACTGCCTGCAGGGCTTTCAGCTGACCCACTCCCTGGGTGGGGGGACTGGTTCTGGGATGGGTACCCTTCTTATCAGCAAGATCCGAGAGGAGTACCCAGACAGGATCATGAACACATTTAGTGTGGTACCCTCTCCCAAGGTGTCGGACACGGTGGTGGAACCCTACAATGCCACCCTCTCAGTCCACCAGCTCGTAGAAAACACAGACGAGACCTATTGCATTGATAATGAGGCCCTGTATGACATCTGCTTCCGAACCCTAAAGCTGACCACACCCACGTACGGTGATCTGAATCACCTGGTGTCGGCCACCATGAGTGGGGTCACCACCTGTCTGCGCTTCCCTGGCCAGCTCAATGCTGACCTGCGCAAGTTGGCTGTCAACATGGTCCCCTTCCCCCGCCTGCACTTTTTCATGCCTGGCTTTGCCCCACTGACCAGCCGGGGCAGCCAGCAGTACCGGGCCCTGACGGTGCCAGAGCTCACCCAGCAGATGTTTGATGCCAAGAACATGATGGCTGCCTGCGACCCCCGCCACGGCCGCTACCTGACGGTAGCTGCTGTGTTCAGGGGTCGAATGTCCATGAAGGAGGTGGATGAGCAGATGCTTAACGTTCAAAACAAGAATAGCAGCTATTTTGTCGAGTGGATCCCCAACAATGTGAAAACAGCTGTCTGTGACATCCCCCCTCGGGGGCTAAAAATGTCCGCCACCTTCATCGGCAACAGCACAGCCATCCAGGAGCTGTTCAAGCGCATCTCGGAGCAATTCACAGCCATGTTCCGGCGCAAGGCTTTCCTGCACTGGTACACGGGCGAGGGCATGGACGAGATGGAGTTCACTGAGGCCGAGAGCAACATGAATGATCTGGTGTCTGAGTACCAGCAGTACCAGGACGCCACGGCCGAGGAGGAGGGCGAGTttgaggaggaggcggaggaggaggtgGCCTAG